In Hwangdonia lutea, a single window of DNA contains:
- a CDS encoding urease subunit beta, translating to MIPGEYILKEEKIVCNAKHQSITLKVINTGDRPVQIGSHYHFFEVNKAMAFDREKAFGKRLDILAGNALRFEPGESTEVQLIDIEGSRRAYGASNLTQGDTTSKESLEKAMKKIQSENFKNTKS from the coding sequence ATGATACCAGGGGAATATATTTTAAAAGAAGAAAAAATAGTTTGTAATGCTAAACACCAAAGTATTACTTTAAAAGTGATAAATACGGGTGACCGACCGGTACAGATTGGTTCGCATTATCATTTTTTTGAAGTCAACAAAGCCATGGCTTTTGACCGTGAAAAAGCATTTGGAAAGCGCTTGGATATTCTGGCAGGAAATGCACTGCGCTTTGAACCCGGCGAATCTACCGAAGTTCAACTCATAGACATAGAAGGAAGCAGAAGGGCGTATGGCGCAAGTAACCTAACTCAAGGCGATACAACGTCAAAAGAAAGCTTAGAAAAAGCGATGAAGAAAATACAATCTGAAAATTTTAAAAACACTAAATCATGA
- the ureC gene encoding urease subunit alpha — protein MSFKVDRIKYANIYGPTEGDKIRLGDTELFIQIEKDFNKDHYGQESTFGGGKTVRDGMAQSSTKTRDKNVLDFVIINVIVIDHWGIVKGDVGIKDGKIVGVGKAGNPDTMDGVADNMIIGASTEVHSGAGLILTAGGIDTHVHFISPQQVEHALFSGVTTMIGGGSGPADGTSATLVTSGAWHLEKMIQATENYPMNVGFFAKGNCSTTAPLEEQIEAGALGLKVHEDWGATPAALDAALKVADKYDVQVALHADSLNEAGFLEDTVKAINGRTIHTFHTEGAGGGHAPDIMKIASHPNVLPSSTNPTRPYTINTIDEHLDMLMVAHHLKKSIPEDVAFADSRIRKETMAAEDILHDLGAISMMSSDSQAMGRVAEVIIRTWQTAHKNKVQRGYLKDDSKIEADNFRAKRYIAKYTINPALAHGISNYVGSVEPGKMADLVLWKPAFFGAKPEMVIKGGMIAASKMGDPNAAIPTPQPVIMRKMFGTLGTAVQKTAVTFVSQAGIKNNIAEKYGVKKKLLAVKGCRSVGKKDMIHNDAVPHIEINPENYEVTVDGKVITCEPLDVVPLGQRYFLF, from the coding sequence ATGAGCTTTAAAGTAGACAGAATAAAATACGCTAATATCTACGGGCCAACCGAAGGAGATAAGATTCGTTTAGGAGACACCGAATTGTTTATTCAAATTGAAAAAGACTTTAATAAGGATCATTATGGTCAAGAAAGTACTTTTGGGGGAGGTAAAACGGTACGAGATGGAATGGCGCAATCGTCCACCAAAACGAGAGATAAAAATGTACTCGATTTTGTTATTATAAACGTTATAGTCATCGATCATTGGGGTATTGTAAAAGGTGATGTGGGCATTAAAGACGGAAAAATTGTAGGTGTTGGTAAAGCGGGTAACCCCGATACCATGGATGGCGTTGCAGATAACATGATTATTGGTGCATCCACAGAAGTACATTCTGGTGCCGGTCTTATTTTAACGGCTGGAGGCATAGACACACATGTTCATTTTATTAGTCCGCAACAGGTAGAGCATGCCTTGTTTAGCGGCGTTACCACCATGATAGGTGGTGGCTCTGGACCAGCAGATGGTACCAGCGCTACCTTGGTTACTTCTGGGGCTTGGCATTTAGAAAAAATGATACAGGCTACTGAAAACTACCCGATGAACGTGGGCTTTTTTGCCAAAGGAAATTGTAGCACAACAGCGCCTTTGGAAGAGCAAATTGAAGCCGGGGCATTAGGGTTAAAAGTGCATGAAGATTGGGGAGCCACACCAGCGGCACTCGATGCTGCCCTTAAAGTGGCCGATAAATATGATGTTCAGGTCGCGTTGCATGCCGACAGTTTAAACGAAGCCGGGTTTTTAGAAGATACGGTTAAGGCCATAAATGGAAGAACCATACACACCTTTCATACCGAGGGCGCGGGTGGAGGCCATGCACCGGATATTATGAAAATTGCCTCGCATCCTAATGTGCTTCCCAGTTCAACCAACCCAACCAGACCATACACCATCAACACAATTGATGAACACTTAGACATGCTTATGGTAGCTCATCATTTAAAAAAATCGATTCCGGAAGATGTAGCATTCGCAGATTCAAGAATCAGAAAAGAAACTATGGCTGCAGAGGATATTCTTCATGATTTAGGAGCTATTAGTATGATGAGTTCAGATTCGCAAGCCATGGGAAGGGTGGCTGAAGTTATTATAAGAACATGGCAAACCGCCCACAAAAATAAGGTGCAACGTGGTTATTTAAAAGATGATTCAAAAATTGAAGCCGATAATTTCAGAGCTAAAAGATACATTGCAAAATATACCATTAATCCAGCACTCGCACATGGTATTTCTAATTATGTAGGTTCTGTTGAACCCGGCAAAATGGCCGATTTAGTATTGTGGAAACCAGCATTTTTTGGCGCTAAACCAGAAATGGTTATAAAAGGCGGTATGATTGCCGCAAGTAAAATGGGAGATCCCAATGCTGCTATTCCCACACCACAACCCGTTATAATGCGAAAAATGTTTGGAACCTTAGGGACTGCTGTTCAAAAAACGGCGGTAACCTTTGTGTCTCAAGCGGGAATAAAAAACAACATTGCTGAAAAATACGGCGTTAAAAAGAAATTGCTAGCCGTAAAAGGGTGCAGATCTGTTGGTAAAAAAGATATGATTCATAATGACGCAGTACCTCATATTGAGATCAACCCTGAAAATTATGAAGTCACGGTCGACGGAAAAGTGATTACCTGCGAGCCTCTTGACGTAGTCCCATTAGGGCAACGCTATTTCCTTTTTTAA
- a CDS encoding DMT family transporter translates to MRQFFNNRWVLLLVITLTWGSSFMLIKKSLVAFTPYEIGAIRIVGSGLMLAIIGIPAIIKMSNRTLLWVTVVGFFGNFLPMFLFPIAQTKVSSSLAGILDSLVPVFVLVFGFLLFGIKSQLSQVVGAIIGFFGAASLIYFSDANTEGSQFAYTMLIVLAGASYGINAVVITERTSKVKAVELTAAVYTIWAIPAMVILYFTGFIQNFEITPETIQPIGYLAFLTTFGTAIAMLLYYKLIQNTSAVFASTASYLLPVVAVIWGIVDGEKFTWWYVLGAVLILIGIYLIREKKKDPKLAPRT, encoded by the coding sequence ATGAGACAATTTTTCAATAACCGTTGGGTATTATTATTAGTCATCACATTAACTTGGGGAAGCTCCTTTATGCTGATAAAAAAATCGCTCGTTGCATTTACACCTTACGAAATTGGCGCCATTCGTATTGTTGGTTCGGGTTTGATGCTGGCAATTATAGGTATTCCTGCCATTATAAAAATGTCTAATCGCACCTTGCTTTGGGTTACTGTAGTTGGCTTTTTCGGCAACTTTTTACCTATGTTTTTGTTTCCTATCGCCCAAACAAAAGTTAGTAGTTCTTTGGCAGGGATTTTAGATTCCTTAGTGCCGGTTTTTGTGTTGGTATTTGGGTTTTTGCTCTTCGGAATTAAGAGCCAGCTATCTCAAGTTGTGGGAGCTATTATTGGCTTTTTTGGCGCTGCAAGTTTAATCTATTTTTCGGATGCAAACACAGAAGGATCACAGTTTGCATATACCATGTTAATCGTTTTGGCAGGTGCATCCTATGGCATAAATGCTGTTGTGATTACAGAACGAACTTCAAAAGTAAAAGCCGTGGAGTTAACCGCTGCGGTGTACACCATTTGGGCTATTCCAGCTATGGTTATATTATACTTCACGGGATTTATTCAGAATTTTGAAATAACACCAGAAACCATACAGCCCATAGGTTATTTGGCATTTTTAACCACTTTCGGTACAGCTATTGCCATGTTATTGTACTACAAATTAATACAGAACACCTCAGCGGTTTTTGCTAGTACAGCGAGTTATTTATTGCCAGTTGTAGCCGTAATTTGGGGCATTGTTGATGGCGAAAAATTTACATGGTGGTATGTTTTAGGCGCGGTATTGATTTTAATAGGAATCTATCTTATTCGAGAGAAAAAGAAAGACCCCAAATTGGCACCTCGTACCTAA
- a CDS encoding SDR family NAD(P)-dependent oxidoreductase has product MKNLKDKVIIVTGGAAGIGGAMTTELTERGASVVAVDLNEDAGKEKVASNPEQIVFLKGDISKESVAKEVVAMAISKFGKLTSVVNNAHASRQKPLMELTEADWDLSMNTGLKGTLNFMKAAYPELKKSGGSIVNFGSGAGLLGQKNQGSYAAAKEAIRGLSRVVANEWAEDGIRVNIVCPLAFTDGVKYWKENFPEQYEEIISKNPMGRFGDPQKDVAPIVAFLLSDDSQYMTGQTLMADGGDIKLR; this is encoded by the coding sequence ATGAAAAATTTAAAAGATAAAGTAATCATCGTAACAGGGGGCGCAGCAGGAATTGGAGGCGCAATGACTACTGAATTAACCGAAAGAGGAGCTTCTGTAGTAGCAGTAGATTTAAATGAAGATGCTGGTAAAGAAAAAGTAGCATCAAACCCAGAGCAAATTGTATTTTTAAAAGGTGATATCTCGAAAGAATCGGTTGCAAAAGAAGTGGTTGCAATGGCCATTTCTAAATTCGGAAAATTAACAAGTGTAGTTAATAATGCACACGCATCTCGACAAAAACCATTGATGGAACTTACCGAAGCAGATTGGGATTTGTCGATGAACACAGGTTTAAAAGGCACTTTAAACTTTATGAAAGCGGCCTATCCAGAGCTTAAAAAATCTGGTGGATCTATTGTCAACTTTGGTTCCGGCGCAGGATTATTGGGTCAGAAAAACCAAGGCAGTTATGCTGCCGCCAAAGAAGCTATTCGAGGCTTGTCTCGTGTGGTGGCCAATGAATGGGCGGAGGATGGTATTCGCGTAAACATTGTTTGTCCGTTAGCTTTTACCGATGGTGTTAAATATTGGAAAGAAAATTTTCCCGAGCAATATGAAGAAATTATAAGTAAAAATCCAATGGGGCGTTTTGGAGATCCGCAAAAAGATGTTGCACCAATTGTAGCCTTTTTGTTAAGTGATGATAGTCAGTATATGACGGGTCAAACATTGATGGCAGATGGTGGCGATATAAAATTGAGATAA
- the ureA gene encoding urease subunit gamma: protein MKLTSRETEKLMLFLAGELAEKRKARGLKLNHPESIALISSRLHELARDGKKVAELMQIGATFLTREDVMEGVPEMIKDVQIEATFPDGTKLVTVHNPIR, encoded by the coding sequence ATGAAATTGACTTCAAGAGAAACAGAAAAACTCATGCTTTTTTTAGCAGGTGAACTTGCTGAAAAACGAAAAGCACGGGGCCTAAAATTAAACCATCCAGAATCCATAGCCCTTATTAGTTCAAGATTACATGAATTAGCCAGAGACGGGAAAAAAGTGGCAGAATTAATGCAAATTGGCGCCACATTTCTTACTAGGGAAGACGTTATGGAAGGTGTGCCCGAAATGATTAAGGACGTACAAATCGAAGCTACTTTTCCGGACGGAACCAAACTCGTTACCGTTCATAACCCTATTCGTTAA
- a CDS encoding glucose 1-dehydrogenase, translating into MITSDLFNLKGKTAIVTGGANGIGKATALLLAKHGANISIGDFNLEEAKKTAKEIEALGVKAIAVSCNVLKDEDMVNLVDTTVAKLGGIHILINNAGGGGGGRENPFKISVEDIKRDYELNVFSGWRLCQLVVPHMKKAGYGSIVFTTSMSSVNRSPNMSGYGGSKAAVNHTVANLAHDFGPEVRINAVGPGATRTAALESVLTPDIEKTMLKHTPIKRLGTADDIAGAMLYFASPISEWVSGQTLFVNGGGEQTLE; encoded by the coding sequence ATGATCACTTCAGATTTATTCAACCTAAAAGGAAAAACAGCCATTGTAACCGGTGGCGCAAATGGCATAGGTAAAGCAACAGCTTTACTATTAGCAAAACATGGCGCTAATATTTCAATTGGAGATTTCAATTTGGAAGAAGCCAAAAAAACGGCCAAAGAAATTGAAGCTTTGGGCGTTAAGGCCATTGCGGTTTCCTGCAACGTTTTAAAAGATGAAGATATGGTTAATTTGGTTGATACAACGGTAGCGAAATTGGGAGGTATCCACATACTAATAAACAATGCTGGTGGCGGAGGTGGCGGTCGGGAAAATCCTTTTAAAATCTCCGTAGAGGATATAAAACGCGATTATGAGCTCAATGTATTTAGCGGTTGGCGATTGTGTCAATTGGTAGTGCCGCACATGAAAAAAGCCGGTTATGGTTCTATTGTTTTTACAACCTCAATGTCTAGTGTTAACAGAAGTCCAAATATGAGTGGTTATGGCGGTTCTAAAGCAGCGGTAAATCATACGGTTGCAAATTTGGCTCACGATTTCGGGCCCGAAGTCCGTATCAACGCCGTTGGTCCCGGAGCAACCAGAACTGCAGCCTTAGAAAGTGTTTTAACTCCAGATATTGAAAAAACCATGTTAAAGCACACTCCAATTAAACGATTGGGAACAGCAGATGATATTGCAGGAGCCATGTTGTATTTTGCATCTCCAATTTCAGAATGGGTGAGTGGGCAAACGCTATTTGTAAATGGTGGTGGAGAACAAACCTTGGAGTGA